Below is a window of Micromonospora chersina DNA.
GTCTTGCCGACGCCCGTGGGGCCCAGGAAGAGGAAGCTGCCCATGGGCCGGTCCGGGTCGGCCAGCCCGGTACGCGAGCGGCGCACCGCCTCGGCCACCGCGCTGACCGCCTCGTCCTGGCCGACCACCTTCTCGTGCAGGTGCCCCTCCAGGCGCAGCAGCCGGTCGCGTTCCTCCTCGGTGAGCTGGTTGACCGGGATGCCGGTGGCCCGCGACACCACCTCGGCGATCTCCTTCGGCCCGACCTCGGGCACGTGGCTGGGGCCCTCGTCGCCGCGGGCGCGCCGGAGCTGGTCCTCCAGCTCGGCGGTGCGGTCACGCAGCTGGGTGGCCCGCTCGTACTGCTCGTCGGAGACGGCCTGCTCCTTGTCCCGGCGCACCTCGTCGAGCTGCTGCTCCAGCTCGCGCACGTCGGCGGCCGGCGTACGGGTGCGCAGCCGCACCCGGGCGCCGGCCTGGTCGATGAGGTCGATCGCCTTGTCCGGCAGGTACCGGTCGGTGACGTACCGGTCGGAGAGCTCGGCGGCGGCGACCAGCGCCTCGTCGGTGAAGCGGACCTGGTGGTGCGCCTCGTACCGGTCGCGCAGGCCGCGCAGGATGGCCACGGTGTCCTCGACGCTGGGCTCGGGGACCAGCACCGGCTGGAACCGGCGGGCCAGCGCGGCGTCCTTCTCGATGCTCTTGCGGTACTCGTCCAGCGTGGTCGCGCCGATCACCCGCAGCTCGCCGCGGGCCAGGGCGGGCTTGAGCATGTTGGACGCGTCCATGCCGCCCTCGCTGCCCGCGCCGCCCGCGCCGACCAGGGTGTGGATCTCGTCCAGGAAGACGATCAGCTCCTCGCGGTGGGCGCGGATCTCGTCGATCACCTTCTTGAGCCGTTCCTCGAAATCGCCCCGGTAGCGGGTGCCGGCGACCAGGCCGGCCAGGTCGAGCTGGATGACCCGCTTGCCGATCAGGGTCTGCGGGACGTCGCCGTCGCAGATCCGCTCGGCGAGCCCCTCCACGATGGCGGTCTTGCCGACACCGGCCTCACCGATCAGCACCGGGTTGTTCTTGGTACGCCGCGACAGGATCTCCACGGCCTGCTCGATCTCGTCGGCGCGGCCGATCACCGGGTCGATCTGGTCCATCCGGGCCAGGTCGGTGAGGTCCTGTCCGTACTGGTCGAGGGTGGGTGTGCCCCGGTCCGGCTTCGGGCCGGTCGACGGGCCGCGCTCGGCGCTGGCCGCCTGGAGCGACTCGGGCTGGATCCGCCCGGCGGCGAGCATCCGGCCGGCCGGCGACTCCGGGTTGAGCGGCAGGGCCATGAGGATGTGCTCGGGGCCGATGTAGTTGGCGCCCATGGCCCGGGAGAGCTGGTGGGCGTCGAGCAGCGCCCGCTTGGCCGCCGGGGTGAGCGACAGGTTCGGCGGCACCTCACCCCGGGGTGCGCCCTCGCCGCGCCCGCCCAGCGCGTTGACAAGCGCGTCCGGGTCGGCGCCGGCCCGGCGCACGAGGTCCCGCAGCGGCTCGCGCTGCAACGCCGCCCACAACAGGTGGTCGGTGTCCAGGTCGTTGCTGTGCTTCTGGGCCGCGCGGCGGGCCGCGTCGGCCAGCATCTCCCGCGCGTCGGCGGTCATCAGTCGGGTGATGTCGACCCGGTGCGCCGGCCGCCGTCCCCCCTCGCCCCGCCCGAAGTACCGGGCCAGGAACTCGTCCCACGGGTCGTTGCCGAAGTCACCGGGTCCCATCATCTCTGTCCTTCCGCAGTCGGTCGGCACGGCCGCCGGGGCGCGACGAGTCGCGGCACGGTCGGCGGTGGCTACCCGGCGGTCGGCGCGACAAACGCGGCACGGATGGCACGCTGAGGGCATGGAGTCCAGGCCGCTGTTGATCGTCGACGGCGCGAACGTGGTCGGTTCGCGGCCGGACGGCTGGTGGCGGGACCGGGCCGGGGCGGCCGCCCGGCTGCGGGACGCCCTGGCGCCGCTCGCCGAGGCGGGCGTGCCGCCGGAGCTGCCGCCGCCCGTCGAGGTGGTGCTGGTGGTGGAGGGCGCGGCCCGGAACGTCCCGCCGGTGCCCGGTGTGGCCGTGGTGTCCGCCCCCGGGTCCGGCGACGACACCATCGTCGAGCTGGTCGCGGCCGCGCCGGGCCGCCGCCGGGCCGTGGTCACCGCCGACCGGGAGCTGCGGGCCCGGGTGGGCGCGCTCGGTGCCGAGGTGTACGGCCCGCGCCGGCTGCCCCGCTGACCGCCGCCGCGTCCGGTCGACGGGACCCACGGGTCCGCCGGCGGGACCGACGGATCCCGCCGGGAAGCGCCTTTGCGCACGTCAGGGCCGCAATGGGACAGTCGGGCAGGAACGCCGCGAGGGCGGATGTTCGCCCACCCGTCGGGATGGGTTGTAATGGAGATCTCCCCCGCCCCCAGGAGGTCCCCCGTGGCGAGCGTCGCCGAGCTGAAGGCAGCGATCGATGTCGCTCTCCAGCAGATAGGAGACGGGCAGACAGCGGTGCAGGCGGCCGGCGAGAAGCTGGCCGAGGCGCAGCAGACACTCGCCGGCGCGCTGGAGGGCAGCGGCCACGAGACCGTCGAGGCGGCCCAGGCCTCGCTGACGCAGGCCAGCCAGGAGCTGGAGGAGTGTCTCGCCGCCACGCTGGTGGCCGTCGAGCAGGCGCAGCTCTACGTCGCGACCCTCTGAGGACCTGTCGTGTCCATCGTCGAGGACATCGGCGCGCAGGTCCGCGCGGCCGCCGAGGAGCTGCCGCTGGCCCAGCTCGCCGCCGCGCTGGAGAAGTTCGGTCAGGCCACCGAGCGGCTGCGCTGGGTGCGCCAGGAGTCCGCCAACCCGATGGGGGTGCCGGAGCTGTCCGCGGCGACCGAGCACGCCGAGACCGCCGGGTACGCGCTGCGGGTGGCGCAGGAGCAGCTGTCGGCGTACCTGGCCGCGATCGGGCTCGCCGCCGACGGGGCGCCGCCGCCGCGGGCGGCCGACCGCCGGCCGAGGCACGACCCGGCCCGCGGCGAGGTGGCGCCCCCGGCGCCGGGGGCCGCGCCGGACCGGGACGAGCAGCCGGCCGTGCGGCGCTGGTGGGCGGTGCGGGTGGCGGAGCTGACCGGCGGCCGGGAGGGCGCCCCGGACGAGCCGGACGAGCGGGTGGAGGACTCGCGTGAGCTGCTGCGCCGGGTGGTGACCGGGATCCGCTCCGGCGACCGGGACCGGCTGCACCGCGAGCTGCGCCGGGCGCACGCCGACGTCGGGCTGGGCCTGGCCGCGATCGCCCCGCCGATGCTGCGCGGCCTGGCCGGGGAGCTGCTCGGCCACCCGCCGCGCGCCGACGACCTGGGCCGGCTGCGCCGGGAGCTGGACGGGCGGGTCCGCGACCTGCTGCCCGGGCTGCCCCCGCCGGTGCTGGACACGCTGCTCACCCGGGTCTGCCGGATGCCGCCGCCGCGCCGGAGCGACGACCAGGAGCAGCCGCACGCCGCCGACCCGGCGGTGACCGCGGGCGTGGTCACCGGGGTGCTGCTCGACCGGCTCGGCCGGGACCTGCCCAGGGACACCGACGACCGGGAGCCGAGCCGTGGCTGACGTCCGCGCGCAACTGGTGACGCGGGTCCGGGGGATGCTCTCCGAGGCCCTGGGCGCCACCCGGAACCGGCTCGCCGCCGCCGAGGACGACCTGGCCGCCGGCCGGGACCGTCTGGCCCGGGTGCGGCGCGCCGCCGCCGCCGTACCGGAGCGGGTCGGCGCGCAGCGGGACCGCCGGCTCGCCGAGATCGACGCCCGGCACGCCGCCCGGATCGCCGAGCTGGCCCGCCGCGCCGCCGCCGCGGCCGAGCGGGAGGCCCCGGGCGCGGCGTCCGCGCCGTGGGACCGCTGGCGGACCACGCCCGCCGGCCGGGGCGAGGCACCCGGCGCCGTCCGGATCGGCACGGTACGGATCCCCGGCGCCGAGCCGGTGCCGGCGCTGGTCCCGCTGCTCGACGCCGGGCACGTGCACCTGGCCGGCAGCGACCGGGAGGGCGTCGCCGCGGTGGTCCCCGCGCTGCTGCTGCGCTCGGTCGGCCGGGCCGACCCCGGCGCCGTCCGGCTCTTCGGGTACGACCCGGAGCACCTGGGCGGCGGCCTGGCCGGGTTCGCCCCGCTCGGCACCGCCGGGCTGCTCACCTTCGTCGGCCCGGGTGGCCTGGGCCGGCTGCTCGACGACCTGGTGGAGCAGATCCGCCGGATCAACGAGACCGTGCTGGCCGGCGAGTACGCGTCACTGCGCGAACTGGCCGCCGCTACCGGCCGGCGCCCCGAGCCGTGGCGGGTGGCGGTGCTGCTCGGCGGCGACGAGCTGTCCCGGCACGAGCGCGGCCAACTGGACCGGGTGGTGCGTACCGGGGCGGCGTGCGGCGTGCACCTGGTGGTCCGCGGCACCGACCTGCCGGACGGCCCGACCGTCACCCGGGTGGTGGTGGACCCGGACGACGCCCGGATCGGCGGCCTGCCGGTGGTGCTCGACGCGCCGCCGCCGGCCGGCCTGGTCACCGAGACCTGCCGCGAGGTGGCCTCCCGGGTCAACGCCGGCCCGCCGCCGGCCCCCTTCACCGACCTGCTCCCCCCGCCCGGCGAGTACTGGCGGGAGGACTCGGCGCACGGGCTCAGCGCCCCGATCGGCGAGGGCCCGCACGGCCGGCCGGTGCTGCTCACCCTCGGCGACTACCCACCGCACGCGCTGATCGGCGGCCCGTCCGGCACCGGCAAGACCAACCTGATCTTCGCCTGGATCGGCGCGCTCGCCGCCCGCTACTCCCCCGCCGAGCTGGAGTTCTACCTGCTGGACTTCAAGGAGGGGGTGTCCTTCGCCCGGTTCGCCCAGGGCCGGCGGGACCCGAGCTGGCTGCCCCACATGCGGCTGGTCGGGATCAACGTGAACACCGACCGCGAGTTCGGTCTGGCGCTGCTGCGGTTCCTCGCCGAGGAGCTGCGCCGCCGGGCCGACGCGGCGAAGAAGCACGAGGTCACCAAGCTGGCCGAGCTGCGCGCGGTGGACCCGACCGGGCACTGGCCGCGGATCGTGGCGGTGGTCGACGAGTTCCAGGCGCTGCTCGCCGGCCGGGACGTCGTCGCCCGGGAGGCCGCCGACCTGTTGGAGGACCTCGCCCGGCGGGGCCGCTCGCAGGGCATCCACCTGGTGCTCGCCTCGCAGGACGTCCGCGGCATCGAGGCGCTGTGGGGGCGGCCCGCCCTGGTCGCCCAGTTCACGCTGCGGATCGCGCTGCCCAAGGCGCTGCGGATCCTGGCCGAGCGCAACGACGCCGCGCAGTCCCTGCCCCGGCACCACGCCGTCGTCAACGCCGAGTCCGGCCTGGCCGAGGGCAACGAGGTGGCCCGCATCCCCCTCGCGGGCGACTGGGAGACCTGGAGCGAGCTCCAGCACCGGCTGTGGCGGATGCGCCCGCAGGACGCCGCCCCCGCCCGGCTCTTCGACGGCGACGCCATCCCGAGGCTGGCCGAGGCGCCCGACTTCCGCGCGCTGACCGCTCCCGAGCAGGGGGTCCCCCGCAGCCCGGTCGCGCTGCTCGGCGAGATCATCGACGTGCAGGCCCGATCGGCGGCGCTGCGGCTGCCCCGCGCCCCCGGGCGGAACCTGGCCGTGCTCGGCACCCGCGTCGACGAGGCGTGCGCGGTGCTCGACGCCGCCGCCCGCTCCCTCGCCCGGCAGTACCGCCCCGGCACCGCCCGGTTCTCCATCGCCTGCCTCGACCCGGACGCCGACCCGGCCGCCCGCGCCCTCTACGAGGACCTGGCCGACGACGCCGCCTGGTACGACGAGGAGACGGTGCCCGAGCTGATGGCCGAGGTGGGCGACGCGCTGGGCGCCCCGGGCACCCCGCAGACCCCGCACTTCCTGCTGCTCTACGCGGTCGACGCGGCGGCCGGGCAGCTCGCCGGGAAGGCCGGCCGGCGGACCGGGCTGGAGCAGCTGCGCCGGATCCTGCACGACGGGCCGGAGCGGCGTACCCACGTGCTGGCCTGGTGGCGCGGGGTGGCCCGGATGCGCGTCGACCTGGGCGGGCCGGCGGCGCGCACCGACCAGATCGGCGCCTGGGTGGCGCTCGACGTGCAAGGCGCCGAGCTGGGCTCCTCGCTCTACCCGGGCACCGGCGGGCCGGACTGGTACCCCCGCCCGTGGCGCGGCCTCTACTTCGACCGGGCGGTGCACCGCACCGGACAGGTGATCATCCCTTATGGTCCGTCCCGATGAACGCACCGGTCTCCAGTGAGACGTACGCCGCCCAGATCCGCCGGCTCGCCGACCTGACCGCCCGGGTGGCCGCCCAGCGCGACGAGGCGCACAGCTGGTACGCCCAGCAGGTCGACGCCGCCGACCGGGCGGTGGCCGACGCCGCCGAGCAGGTGCGGCGGGCCGAGGCCGAGGTGGCCGAGGCGCAGCGGATGGTGGAGCGGGTGGACGCCGAGGCCACCCACCTGTGGGGACAGCTGCGGGCGCGGATCGGCGCCGGCGGCCGGCGGCTGGGCGACCCGCCCGGGCCGGCCCGCGACGCCACCGGCGACCCGGTGCCGCTGCTGCGCGGGGTACGCGAGCTGCTGGAGCGGACCCGCCAGCCGGGCGAGCTGCCCAGCTCGGCGAACCCGCTGCTCGTCGCGTGCGGGGTCGGCGGGGCGCTGGTGGCGTACGCCCTGGGCGAGGGTGCCCGGGCGCTGGGCGCCGGCTCCGGGGGCGACCTGGCCGTCGGCATGCCGGTGCTGGCCCTGGTGGTGACCCTGCTCGGCCCGCTGGTCGGGCTGGCGCCGGCCCGCCTGCTGGCCGACCGCCGCCACGCCGTGCTGACCCCCCGCGCCATCCTCCTGGTGGCGGGCGCCGGCCTGGCGACAACGGCCCTCCTGCTGACGCTGACCGCCACCCGCTGACGGCCCCCCGGCCCCGCCCCGCCCCGGACCCCGGCCCGGACCCCGGCGTCGATCATGAAGTTGGCGGCGCCGCCGACGGCGTGTCGCGCCGCCAACTTCATGATCACGGAGGCGGGAGCCGGGGCCGAGGGCGCGCGGCGGCGGGCGTCAGGCGGGGGTCAGGACGGCTTCCTTCAGGAGGCGGCGGGTCAGGGTTACGCGGTCGGCGTCGTCGTCCAGGCCCGGGAGGTCGCCGATCCGGGTGACCTCGCCGGCCAGCAGGGCGCGCACGGCCGGCTCGCAGGTGCCGGGCAGGGTGACGGTGCGGTCGAACAGGCGCAGCGCCACCTTGCCGTCCCCGGTCGGGGTGAGCTGCCAGCGCAGGCCGGCCCGGGGTGCGACCCGGCTGTCCGCGTCGAGCGTGGCCAGCGCGGCGGCCTGGGCGAGGGGCCGGATCGGGGCCGGGCGGGCCGCCGGCCAGGCCCGGGCGCGCAGCCGTGCGGCCACCGCGGCGGGGTCGGCCCGCAGCAGCCAGTCCCGCAGCGCCTCGACCGTCTCGGTCAGCTCCGGCTCGATGGCGTCCGGGTCGGCCACGTCGACGCCGAACGGCAGACCGGCACGCAGCCGGGCGTCCTCGGCGGCCAACGCCAGCAGCTCCTCGACCAGGGCGTACCGGGTCAGGGCCCGGATGCCGACGGTCAGGTGCAGCGAGCTGGACTCCTGCGCCTGAGCGCTGTGCAGCCAGCCGCGCGGCAGGTAGAGCGCGTCGCCGGGTTCGAGCACCACGTCCAGCGCGGGCCGGCCCTCGGCCGTGGCGGAGACCTCGTCGGCCCGGCCGCCCCACGGCTGCTTCTCCAGCGGGTCGGGCAGCACCGGCGGGTGGATCCGCCAGTGCTTGCGCCCGTCGACCTGGAGCACGAACACGTCGTGGGTGTCGTAGTGGGTGGCGAAGCCCTGGCTGCCGGCCGGGGTCAGGTAGGCGTTCACCTGCAACGGCTGGGCCAGCGCGGCGCCCAGGTCGCGGGCGAAGTCGACAAGCGCCGGCCAGGTGCGGTGCAGGCCCTGGAGGACCAGGGTGGCGCCGTCGGCGTACAGGGCCAGGACCTTCTCGTCGAGGACCTGGTCGTCGATCTCGGCGCCCGCGCCGCCGCCGCCGGTGTACCGCGCCGCCGGCACGAGCTGGCCGTCCTTGGCGATCCGCAGGAACGGGGTACGCAGGCCGCGCCGGCTGAGCAGCTCGTCGGCGTCGGCGGGGCTGAGCAGGTCGGTGAAACCGGCCGGGTTGGGCAGCTCGGCCGCCCGGGACAGCAGCGGGCTGCGCCCCCAGTGATCAGCGGCGAACTTCGTCGGCTCGACCGCCACGCAGCGCGCGAGGGCCTCGGTCGCGGAAGACGGAACCGCCGGGCGGCCATGGCCGCCCGGCGGGTCGATGTGCGTCATGGCGATCGTCAGGAGGCGCTGCCGTCGGCGCCGCCGTCGCGCTGGCCGGGGGTCGCACCACCGTCGGCCGGGCCCTCGGCGCCGCCGTCCGCGCCACCGTCCTGCTGGCCCGGGGTCGCGCCGCCGTCGGCCGGACCCTCCGCACCCTGGTCGGCACCCTGGTCGGCGCCGCGCTCCGCGCCCCGGTCGGCACCGCCGTCGGCGCCACCGTCCTGCTGGCCGGGGGTGGCGCCACCGTCGGCCGGACCCTCGGCACCGCCGCCGCTGGTGGTCTGCATGTCGTCGTCGTTGAGTGCCATGGGTGCTCCCTCGGTGTGCCGCCCCGTCGTCGGGGTCCGTGTGCAGCGGGTGGTACCCCACGCCCGATCTTCTCTAACCACACCGTAGACGCCCGGACCCGGCCGCACGGATGGTTCGCCGGGCCCGGCGCGGGTCCCCTGTCGTGGCAGGTCATGGGGCTCACCGGCGCCGGCGGACGTGCCGGCAGGCGGTGCCCGCGGGGTCGCCGGGCGGCGGGCCGGCGCGTCCGGTGCCAGGATGGCGGGAAGGGAGCACGCGGGAAGGGGGTGGCCGTGGGGCAGCCGGAGCCGTTGACGCCGCTGGCCGAGGACTGGCAGCGGGCGCTCGCCGTGGTGGCCCACCCGGACGACCTGGAGTTCGGCGCGGCCGCCGCGGTGGCCCGCTGGACCGGGCAGGGCAAGCAGGTCGTCTACTGCCTGCTCACCAGCGGCGAGGCGGGCATCGACGGGATGCCGCCGGAGCGCAGCCGGGTGCTGCGGGAGGAGGAGCAGCGGGCCTCCGCCGCCGTCGTCGGGGTGGACACCGTCGAGTTCCTCGGCCTCCCCGACGGGCTCCTGGAGTACGGCGTGGCGCTGCGCCGCGAGATCGCCGCGGTGGTGCGCCGGCACCGCCCCGACATCGTGCTCACCAACAACTTCCGGGACACCTGGGACGGGGCGTACGCGCTGAACCACCACATCGCCTGCGGGCGGGCCACGCTGGACGCGGTCCGCGACGCCGGCAACCGGTGGATCTTCCCCGAGCAGCTCACCGACGGCGTACGGCCGTGGTCGCGGGTCCGCGAGGTGTGGGCGGCCGGCTCCCCCGAGGCCCGGCACGGGGTGGACGTGACCGCCACGTTCGACCGCGGGGTGGCGTCGCTGCGGGCGCACGGGGCCTACCTGAGCGGGCTCGGCGACGGCGGTTTCGACGCCGAGGAGTTCCTCGAGGGGCTGGCCCGGCCGGCCGGCAGCCGGCTGGGCGTCCGGCACGGCGCCGCCTTCGAGGTCTTCCGGATCGACCTCGCCTAGGCGGCCGGGATGATCCTCGTCGGCACGTCGGGCTGGCAGTACCGGGACTGGCGCGAGCGCTTCTACCCGGCGAAGCTGCCGCAGCGGCTCTGGCTGGAGCACTTCGCCGCGCGGTTCGCCACCGTCGAGGTCAACAACGCCTTCTACCGGCTCCCCGAGCGGGACACCTTCGTGGCCTGGCGGGATCGCACGCCTGACGACTTCTGCGTGGCGGTGAAGATGAGCCGCTACCTGACCCACATCAAGCGGCTGCGGGAGCCGGCCGAGCCGGTGGCCCGCTTCCTGGACCGGGCCACGGGGCTGGGCGACCGGCTGGGCCCGGTGCTGGTGCAACTGCCGCCCACCATGCGGGCCGACCCGGTGGCCCTGGAGGCGACGCTGCGGCTGTTCCCCGCCGAGGTGCGGGTGGCGGTCGAGCCGCGGCACCCGTCGTGGTGGACCGACGACACCCGGCGCGTGCTGGAGCGCCACCGGGCGGCGCTGGTGTGGGCGGACCGGCTGAGCCGTCCGATCACCCCGCTGTGGCGCACCACCGACTTCGGCTACCTGCGCCTGCACGAGGGCCGGGCCCGGCCGTGGCCCCGCTACGGCCGGGCCGCGCTGGCCACCTGGGTGCGCCGGCTGGCCACCGCCTTCCCGGCCGGCGAGCCGGCGTACGTCTACTTCAACAACGACCCGGGCGGCGCGGCGATCGTCGACGCGGTGGCCTTCGCCGGGCTGGCCCGGCGGGCCGGGCTGCCGGTCACCCGCACGCCACCGGCCCGCCCCGCCACGCTGGCGGAACGGGCCGGGAACGGTGTGGTCACGGGATCATCCGACCCAGGTCCTTCGGCATCGCCGACTTGACGTCCTCCCATTCGCCCTGGGTCACGTGCTTGCGCAGGGTGTCCAGCACCACCTGCACCACCCGCTCGGTACCGCCCTCCACGTCGTACGGGAAGCCCTGGCGGACCTCGTAGAGGAAGTCTTCGCGGTTCAACTTGATCGGCACGTTCTCCGGCTGCCACCCGTCGAAGTAGACGCCCCGCAGCAGCACCGGCAACTGTTGGGCGAACTCGACGCTCTGCCCCACCGGCATCCGGTCCCGCAGCAGGTGCAGCACCGTACGTATCGCCGCGTAGGACTGGTTGCGGCACTCCTTCGGCCAGCCGTACGCCGATTCGATCTCCTTGAGCATCACGTTCGTCTTGTCCAGCGAGGACTCGAACGCGGAAATCATCTGCTCAGCCATCTGCCCACCCCCGTGCGTCGGTTTCCCAGCGGCGGTCGTCGGTGCGCCCCGGCGGCCCACTGGGCCCCCGCCAGAGCCGGGTCGGGCTGAACCGACCGGGCCGCGCGCCCCGCCGGGGCAGGTCGGACCTGCCGACCACGTGCAGCACCCCGCCGCGACGGCGATCCGCTACGACCCGCACCGTCATGACCCCACCTCCTCCTCGGCCGCGCGGTCGTGTCGGTCGACGGACCGCGCACACCGTCCATGCTGCGCGGCGGCCGGGTGAGGCCGGCTCACCCTGTCCGGGTGAACCACCGGCCGGCGTCGTGCGGGCGGGTGAACGTGGTGACGCCGTGGGGAGGCGACAGTCGCCCTAGACCGAACCGGCGCGGGCGAGCTGCGCGGTGCTCTTCTCGCGGGACGGTTCGTCGCCCGGTCGAACGGAGGTCCACAGCCGCCGGATGAGGATCGGACCGATCACCCAGTAGCCGAGCGACGTGTAGAAGCCGGGAAAGCCCAGGTCGCCGGAGACGGCGTCGTAGACGAGGTGGCCCACGGCGTTGCCCATCGCGCCCATGACGGCGAAGAACCACGTGATCAACAGTGGGACCCGCCATCCGCGGTAGATGGCGATGCCACCGACGGCGAAGGCCGCGTACGAGATCATGTTGATCCAGACGAACATGGTGAGGCTCATCGGGTCCGCCCCGAAGACCTCGGTCGGCCAGCGGCGGTTGAACCCGGCGGTGAACTCCTCGGCGAAATGGACGAACTGCCAGGCGAAGGCGAGCAGGTAGATCGGGAGCACCTTGGCCGGATCGGGAGCCCGTCGGTTCGTGGTCGCCAGGTGGGCGAGGTACGCGAGGACCATCGCGGGGATGAAGGTCAGCCACAGGGCCAGCCCCGGTGAGAGCCAGGCGAACAGGCAGATCAGTGCGAGAGCGACAACCCCCGCCGCAACGGCG
It encodes the following:
- a CDS encoding DUF72 domain-containing protein, with protein sequence MILVGTSGWQYRDWRERFYPAKLPQRLWLEHFAARFATVEVNNAFYRLPERDTFVAWRDRTPDDFCVAVKMSRYLTHIKRLREPAEPVARFLDRATGLGDRLGPVLVQLPPTMRADPVALEATLRLFPAEVRVAVEPRHPSWWTDDTRRVLERHRAALVWADRLSRPITPLWRTTDFGYLRLHEGRARPWPRYGRAALATWVRRLATAFPAGEPAYVYFNNDPGGAAIVDAVAFAGLARRAGLPVTRTPPARPATLAERAGNGVVTGSSDPGPSASPT
- a CDS encoding PIG-L deacetylase family protein gives rise to the protein MGQPEPLTPLAEDWQRALAVVAHPDDLEFGAAAAVARWTGQGKQVVYCLLTSGEAGIDGMPPERSRVLREEEQRASAAVVGVDTVEFLGLPDGLLEYGVALRREIAAVVRRHRPDIVLTNNFRDTWDGAYALNHHIACGRATLDAVRDAGNRWIFPEQLTDGVRPWSRVREVWAAGSPEARHGVDVTATFDRGVASLRAHGAYLSGLGDGGFDAEEFLEGLARPAGSRLGVRHGAAFEVFRIDLA
- a CDS encoding cupin domain-containing protein; amino-acid sequence: MTHIDPPGGHGRPAVPSSATEALARCVAVEPTKFAADHWGRSPLLSRAAELPNPAGFTDLLSPADADELLSRRGLRTPFLRIAKDGQLVPAARYTGGGGAGAEIDDQVLDEKVLALYADGATLVLQGLHRTWPALVDFARDLGAALAQPLQVNAYLTPAGSQGFATHYDTHDVFVLQVDGRKHWRIHPPVLPDPLEKQPWGGRADEVSATAEGRPALDVVLEPGDALYLPRGWLHSAQAQESSSLHLTVGIRALTRYALVEELLALAAEDARLRAGLPFGVDVADPDAIEPELTETVEALRDWLLRADPAAVAARLRARAWPAARPAPIRPLAQAAALATLDADSRVAPRAGLRWQLTPTGDGKVALRLFDRTVTLPGTCEPAVRALLAGEVTRIGDLPGLDDDADRVTLTRRLLKEAVLTPA
- a CDS encoding FtsK/SpoIIIE domain-containing protein, with the translated sequence MADVRAQLVTRVRGMLSEALGATRNRLAAAEDDLAAGRDRLARVRRAAAAVPERVGAQRDRRLAEIDARHAARIAELARRAAAAAEREAPGAASAPWDRWRTTPAGRGEAPGAVRIGTVRIPGAEPVPALVPLLDAGHVHLAGSDREGVAAVVPALLLRSVGRADPGAVRLFGYDPEHLGGGLAGFAPLGTAGLLTFVGPGGLGRLLDDLVEQIRRINETVLAGEYASLRELAAATGRRPEPWRVAVLLGGDELSRHERGQLDRVVRTGAACGVHLVVRGTDLPDGPTVTRVVVDPDDARIGGLPVVLDAPPPAGLVTETCREVASRVNAGPPPAPFTDLLPPPGEYWREDSAHGLSAPIGEGPHGRPVLLTLGDYPPHALIGGPSGTGKTNLIFAWIGALAARYSPAELEFYLLDFKEGVSFARFAQGRRDPSWLPHMRLVGINVNTDREFGLALLRFLAEELRRRADAAKKHEVTKLAELRAVDPTGHWPRIVAVVDEFQALLAGRDVVAREAADLLEDLARRGRSQGIHLVLASQDVRGIEALWGRPALVAQFTLRIALPKALRILAERNDAAQSLPRHHAVVNAESGLAEGNEVARIPLAGDWETWSELQHRLWRMRPQDAAPARLFDGDAIPRLAEAPDFRALTAPEQGVPRSPVALLGEIIDVQARSAALRLPRAPGRNLAVLGTRVDEACAVLDAAARSLARQYRPGTARFSIACLDPDADPAARALYEDLADDAAWYDEETVPELMAEVGDALGAPGTPQTPHFLLLYAVDAAAGQLAGKAGRRTGLEQLRRILHDGPERRTHVLAWWRGVARMRVDLGGPAARTDQIGAWVALDVQGAELGSSLYPGTGGPDWYPRPWRGLYFDRAVHRTGQVIIPYGPSR
- a CDS encoding DUF2267 domain-containing protein is translated as MAEQMISAFESSLDKTNVMLKEIESAYGWPKECRNQSYAAIRTVLHLLRDRMPVGQSVEFAQQLPVLLRGVYFDGWQPENVPIKLNREDFLYEVRQGFPYDVEGGTERVVQVVLDTLRKHVTQGEWEDVKSAMPKDLGRMIP
- a CDS encoding ATP-dependent Clp protease ATP-binding subunit, which produces MMGPGDFGNDPWDEFLARYFGRGEGGRRPAHRVDITRLMTADAREMLADAARRAAQKHSNDLDTDHLLWAALQREPLRDLVRRAGADPDALVNALGGRGEGAPRGEVPPNLSLTPAAKRALLDAHQLSRAMGANYIGPEHILMALPLNPESPAGRMLAAGRIQPESLQAASAERGPSTGPKPDRGTPTLDQYGQDLTDLARMDQIDPVIGRADEIEQAVEILSRRTKNNPVLIGEAGVGKTAIVEGLAERICDGDVPQTLIGKRVIQLDLAGLVAGTRYRGDFEERLKKVIDEIRAHREELIVFLDEIHTLVGAGGAGSEGGMDASNMLKPALARGELRVIGATTLDEYRKSIEKDAALARRFQPVLVPEPSVEDTVAILRGLRDRYEAHHQVRFTDEALVAAAELSDRYVTDRYLPDKAIDLIDQAGARVRLRTRTPAADVRELEQQLDEVRRDKEQAVSDEQYERATQLRDRTAELEDQLRRARGDEGPSHVPEVGPKEIAEVVSRATGIPVNQLTEEERDRLLRLEGHLHEKVVGQDEAVSAVAEAVRRSRTGLADPDRPMGSFLFLGPTGVGKTELARALAEALFGEADRMVRVDMSEFQERHTVSRLVGAPPGYVGYEEAGQLTEAVRRRPYAVVLLDEIEKAHPDVFNILLQVLDDGRLTDSQGRTVNFKNTVLIMTSNLGSELITGTQRTVGFGAGEPGEQESSELRERLMRRLQENFRPEFINRIDEVIIFQRLEAEQLRQITGLLLEETRRRLHAQDIRVEVTTAGVDWLAEHGYQPEFGARPLRRVIQRELDNRLSRMLLENEISPGQQVTVDARDGQLAFDVSATDRGYSAATTSHPR